A part of Hippopotamus amphibius kiboko isolate mHipAmp2 chromosome 16, mHipAmp2.hap2, whole genome shotgun sequence genomic DNA contains:
- the LOC130838837 gene encoding free fatty acid receptor 2-like — MAPSRRNLGLLFLYFISFLWGLPANLLALHASVGRMRKPNPAPIHVLLLSLTLADLLLLLLLPFKMVEVAHNFFWPLGDILCALTGYGFYSSIYCSTWLLAGISMERYRSVAFPMQYKLSRRPLYGVIAAVAIWILSLGHCSIVIIVQYLPTKSTSDAQNLSVCYDNFTTEQLNVLLPMRLELCLVLFLIPMVVTIFCYWRFVRIILSQPQVETRKRWRAVGLVVVTLFNFLVCFGPYNVSHVVGFFRSKSESWRVCVVVLSALNACIDPLIFYFSSSAVRKAFDKKLQRLQTWGASLSGYWRRKAGELAAERRNGSLGAANVGFTGD; from the coding sequence ATGGCCCCAAGTCGCCGAAACCTGGGACTTCTCTTCCTCTACTTTATATCTTTTCTCTGGGGTCTCCCCGCCAACCTGCTGGCACTGCATGCCTCCGTGGGGCGCATGCGCAAGCCTAACCCCGCTCCCATCCACGTCCTCCTGCTCAGCCTGACGCTGGCGgacctcctgctgctgctgctgctgcccttcAAGATGGTTGAGGTTGCGCATAATTTCTTCTGGCCCTTGGGGGACATCCTCTGCGCCCTCACTGGCTATGGCTTCTACAGCAGCATCTACTGCAGCACGTGGCTCCTGGCCGGCATCAGCATGGAGCGCTACCGCAGCGTGGCCTTCCCCATGCAGTACAAGCTGTCCCGCCGGCCCCTGTACGGAGTGATCGCCGCTGTGGCCATCTGGATCTTGTCCCTTGGACACTGTAGCATCGTCATCATTGTCCAATACTTACCAACCAAGTCGACGAGTGACGCCCAAAACCTCTCTGTTTGCTATGACAATTTCACAACAGAGCAGCTGAACGTGCTGCTTCCTATGCGGCTGGAGCTGTGCCTCGTCCTCTTCCTCATCCCCATGGTGGTCACCATCTTCTGCTACTGGCGCTTTGTGCGAATCATTCTCTCCCAGCCCCAAGTGGAGACCCGGAAGCGCTGGAGAGCCGTGGGGCTGGTTGTTGTGACCCTGTTCAATTTCCTGGTCTGTTTTGGGCCCTACAATGTGTCTCACGTGGTGGGGTTCTTTCGTAGCAAAAGTGAAAGCTGGCGGGTATGCGTAGTGGTGCTCAGTGCTCTCAATGCTTGCATCGACCCTTTGATTTTCTACTTCTCCTCCTCAGCTGTGCGCAAAGCCTTTGATAAAAAGCTACAGAGGCTGCAGACCTGGGGTGCCTCGCTGTCAGGGTACTGGAGGAGAAAAGCTGGAGAGCTGGCTGCAGAGAGACGAAATGGGAGCTTAGGTGCAGCCAATGTCGGCTTCACAGGAGACTAG